From a single Syntrophales bacterium genomic region:
- a CDS encoding cobalamin-dependent protein (Presence of a B(12) (cobalamin)-binding domain implies dependence on cobalamin itself, in one of its several forms, or in some unusual lineages, dependence on a cobalamin-like analog.), which translates to MKEKKIRMLLTIARFDGHDRGVRHLARKLRDFGMEVIFTRFVYPRDVVSSAIQEDVDVVGVSFSVGGHKSITSEIIKGLRESKREDILVIVGGVVPDDDVPELISTGVGRTFGPGSSAADIAQYIKDNMGNIKD; encoded by the coding sequence ATGAAAGAAAAAAAGATCAGGATGTTGTTGACCATCGCTCGATTTGATGGACATGATCGGGGAGTAAGGCATCTAGCCAGGAAATTAAGAGATTTTGGTATGGAAGTGATCTTCACTAGATTTGTTTATCCTCGGGATGTGGTAAGTTCGGCCATTCAGGAAGATGTGGATGTTGTGGGGGTAAGTTTTTCCGTGGGGGGACATAAGTCCATTACCTCTGAAATAATAAAAGGGTTAAGAGAAAGTAAAAGGGAAGATATATTGGTTATTGTAGGAGGAGTAGTCCCTGATGATGATGTACCAGAGTTGATAAGTACGGGTGTGGGAAGAACCTTTGGCCCCGGGTCGTCTGCTGCAGATATTGCTCAATATATTAAAGACAATATGGGCAATATCAAAGATTAG
- a CDS encoding PEP/pyruvate-binding domain-containing protein has product MLPFLKKIFSTPPRRRLFTFNVEELRSTFRARYHNFKLLLNANNKALEIMADIEQALAGGRPFSMSFIRANCTALSVNVFRIIQNLDELAPGKYRELYNRFRDIETSINQILSRRRLPKGDRLVISLREIGGEMADEVGNKMAGLGEIKNQLQISTPEGFVITALAYQRFFAHNDLQTEIDRRLQSSRGEQIVHLYTLSAGIQQLIIRSSIPPDLEEIIMEAYRDLEQQVRGGITVSLRSSALAEDSMGTSFAGQYRSELNVSAENIMRAYREVIASKYSLPAMAYRLNKGIRDEDIDMCVGCMVMVDALTGGVIYSRNPLDMRDSSIFINSAWGLPKSVVDGSGASDLFVVLRDNMAVVKKEIRNKEYKFVCYPEEGVCRLDLAGEKASSPSLTDDQVRRLAGMTMKIEEYYGFPQDIEWAISQDGAVYILQCRPLKQFDTGENVPGGPEEPVEKESVIIAGGITASAGVACGPVFIVKRDMDTLQFPEGAVLVTPWPLPRWAALLSRAQAVVTEEGSFAGHLATVAREFNVPALFGVPGATDTLKNNDLVTVDAEGRRIYKGRVEALLVQSEHKKKFAEGSPVYEILKEVSRYIVPLNLLDPDAPDFKPQKCRTFHDLTRFSHEKAVWEMFSFGKEHHFPERASKQLVTDVPMQFWVIDLDDGFKDEVEGRHVKLENISSIPMLALWKGITAIPWRGPPPVNAKGFLSILHEATTNLALDPSSRSSYAVRNYFMISKNFCSLHSRFGFHFSIVEALVGERALENYISFQFKGGAADYQRRVRRTFFVGRILEEFGFRTEVREDALFSRLEGQEEGFMKGRLMVIGYLIIHTRQLDMIMLDDASISGQRAKIMRDIHSILETPGPAIPNSPD; this is encoded by the coding sequence GTGCTTCCTTTCCTGAAAAAAATCTTTTCCACCCCCCCACGGAGGCGACTTTTTACTTTTAACGTCGAGGAACTTCGCTCTACCTTCAGGGCCCGCTACCATAACTTTAAGCTCCTTCTCAATGCCAACAACAAGGCCCTGGAGATTATGGCTGATATAGAGCAGGCCCTTGCCGGGGGACGCCCTTTCAGTATGTCCTTTATCAGGGCAAACTGTACAGCTTTGTCTGTCAATGTCTTCCGTATCATCCAGAATCTTGATGAACTCGCCCCAGGCAAATACCGGGAATTATACAACAGGTTCAGGGATATAGAGACGTCCATCAATCAGATACTTTCCCGGAGAAGACTGCCCAAAGGGGACAGGCTTGTTATTTCACTGCGGGAAATCGGCGGGGAGATGGCCGATGAGGTGGGAAATAAGATGGCCGGCCTGGGGGAAATAAAAAATCAGCTCCAGATTTCCACACCGGAAGGCTTCGTGATCACAGCCCTTGCCTATCAGAGGTTTTTTGCCCATAACGACCTTCAGACAGAGATTGACCGTCGCCTCCAGTCTTCTCGTGGGGAGCAGATCGTCCATCTCTACACCCTCAGCGCCGGCATCCAGCAACTGATCATCCGGTCAAGTATTCCTCCCGACCTGGAAGAGATAATCATGGAGGCTTACAGAGACCTGGAGCAGCAGGTCAGAGGGGGGATAACGGTATCTCTGCGGAGCAGCGCCTTAGCGGAAGATTCTATGGGAACATCCTTTGCCGGACAGTATCGTTCTGAACTGAACGTGAGCGCCGAAAATATTATGCGGGCCTATAGAGAAGTCATCGCCAGCAAGTACAGCCTGCCGGCCATGGCTTACAGATTGAACAAGGGGATCCGTGATGAAGACATTGACATGTGTGTGGGTTGCATGGTGATGGTTGATGCGCTGACCGGCGGGGTCATCTACTCCCGTAATCCGCTGGATATGAGAGACAGTTCGATTTTTATAAACTCAGCCTGGGGTCTGCCCAAATCCGTGGTTGACGGCAGCGGGGCCTCCGACCTGTTTGTTGTCTTACGAGATAACATGGCTGTGGTAAAGAAAGAGATCAGGAACAAGGAATATAAGTTCGTCTGTTACCCTGAAGAAGGGGTATGTCGTCTGGATCTGGCGGGAGAGAAGGCCTCCTCCCCTTCCCTGACAGACGACCAGGTCCGTCGGTTAGCCGGGATGACAATGAAAATAGAGGAATACTACGGGTTTCCTCAAGACATTGAGTGGGCCATTTCCCAGGATGGCGCCGTCTATATCTTGCAATGCCGGCCGCTTAAGCAGTTTGATACGGGAGAAAATGTTCCTGGAGGGCCGGAGGAGCCGGTAGAGAAGGAATCGGTGATCATCGCAGGAGGGATAACGGCCTCTGCCGGTGTGGCCTGCGGTCCTGTCTTTATAGTAAAGAGAGACATGGATACCCTTCAGTTTCCGGAGGGGGCTGTCCTGGTTACCCCCTGGCCTCTGCCGAGATGGGCTGCTCTCTTGAGTCGGGCCCAGGCGGTGGTCACTGAGGAGGGGAGTTTTGCCGGCCATCTGGCGACGGTGGCGAGGGAATTTAACGTCCCGGCATTGTTCGGTGTTCCCGGGGCGACTGATACATTGAAGAATAACGACCTGGTAACGGTAGATGCCGAGGGACGGAGAATCTATAAGGGCCGTGTTGAGGCGCTGTTAGTGCAGTCGGAGCATAAGAAAAAATTTGCCGAAGGCAGCCCTGTTTATGAGATCCTCAAAGAAGTAAGCCGGTACATTGTCCCCTTAAACCTCCTTGATCCGGATGCCCCCGATTTTAAACCGCAGAAGTGCCGGACCTTCCATGATCTTACCCGCTTTTCCCACGAAAAGGCGGTTTGGGAGATGTTCAGTTTCGGTAAGGAGCATCATTTCCCAGAGCGTGCCAGTAAACAACTGGTAACTGACGTACCGATGCAGTTCTGGGTCATTGATTTAGATGACGGCTTCAAGGATGAGGTCGAGGGAAGGCATGTTAAATTAGAAAACATCTCCTCCATCCCCATGCTCGCCCTCTGGAAGGGGATCACCGCCATCCCCTGGCGGGGCCCCCCGCCGGTGAATGCAAAGGGATTTTTGTCCATCTTGCACGAGGCCACTACCAATCTGGCACTCGATCCCTCCTCCCGCTCCTCCTATGCCGTCCGCAATTATTTTATGATCTCCAAGAATTTCTGCAGCCTCCATTCTCGGTTTGGTTTCCATTTCTCCATTGTGGAGGCATTAGTTGGTGAAAGAGCCCTGGAAAATTACATCAGTTTCCAGTTCAAGGGGGGTGCCGCTGACTATCAGCGAAGGGTGAGACGTACCTTTTTTGTCGGCCGTATCTTAGAGGAATTTGGTTTTCGGACAGAGGTCAGGGAAGATGCACTTTTTTCCCGCCTGGAGGGGCAAGAGGAAGGCTTCATGAAAGGAAGGCTCATGGTCATCGGTTACCTGATCATCCATACCCGCCAGTTAGACATGATTATGCTGGACGATGCCTCCATAAGCGGCCAGAGGGCAAAGATCATGAGAGACATCCATTCCATTCTCGAGACCCCGGGGCCGGCCATACCCAATTCGCCTGATTGA
- a CDS encoding methylmalonyl-CoA mutase family protein, whose amino-acid sequence MFKKEFLEEEDKLKAQWKESYDKLYKGKEFQATTDSGIQVKSVYTTRDLEEVGFKPEMPGVYPYTRGIYPVQYQFTPWFNNLVLGYGLPEQTRERMDLLKEMGARGYFGKDAYNLVFDLVAKAGYDPDDPEVKGRVGHAGCHFATQDDFDYLFHDIDLTKVSVVHNICRATLVQIALYVAYLEKRGIPITKVYGNSMNWLWSFAFVGNVAFPPKSAFKLMAEFIKFCCRNMPQWNHTNIVSYYVEESGGSAIQEAGFAIAAGIAITEECIKAGLEPDEFLPRVGFQIAQAADFFEEIAKVRAMRRVWAKVNRERFDCKNPRSLHLRMHSQTSGVTLTAQQPLNNVVRTTLETLGAVLSGTNSIQTNSYLEALSTPTEESHILALRTQQIILHETNIPNVSDPLAGSYYVEWLTSKVEGEIFRIIEQIDKRGGFVKCWESGWFKEEITKSAYEWREKIDKGEKIIVGLNKYVTEKEQKVPVFKYPEIEEEALRRLKEYKEKRDNEKVKEALQRLREIAVLVNETWPEHSGELMPAVIEAAKAEATLGELQGVLREVFGWA is encoded by the coding sequence ATGTTTAAAAAGGAATTCTTAGAGGAAGAGGACAAGTTGAAAGCACAGTGGAAAGAGTCATACGACAAGCTTTACAAAGGCAAAGAGTTTCAAGCTACTACAGATTCCGGTATCCAGGTAAAATCCGTTTATACAACAAGAGATCTGGAAGAGGTTGGTTTTAAACCGGAAATGCCGGGGGTTTATCCTTATACAAGAGGGATATACCCGGTGCAGTATCAATTCACCCCCTGGTTTAACAATCTGGTTTTGGGCTATGGTTTGCCGGAACAAACCCGGGAAAGAATGGATCTTTTAAAAGAAATGGGAGCCAGGGGTTATTTTGGCAAGGATGCCTATAACCTGGTGTTCGATCTGGTAGCGAAGGCAGGTTACGATCCCGATGATCCGGAAGTGAAAGGGAGGGTGGGACACGCGGGTTGTCATTTTGCGACTCAAGATGATTTTGATTACCTTTTTCACGATATTGATCTTACGAAAGTATCAGTTGTCCACAACATCTGCCGTGCCACCCTGGTCCAGATAGCGCTGTACGTTGCCTATCTTGAAAAAAGGGGGATCCCCATAACAAAAGTTTACGGCAACAGTATGAATTGGCTCTGGTCTTTTGCTTTTGTGGGCAACGTTGCCTTTCCTCCCAAAAGCGCCTTTAAGCTTATGGCGGAGTTTATAAAATTCTGCTGCCGGAACATGCCCCAGTGGAATCATACCAATATCGTATCTTATTATGTGGAAGAATCGGGGGGCAGCGCCATCCAGGAGGCAGGTTTTGCGATAGCGGCAGGAATAGCCATCACGGAAGAATGCATAAAAGCGGGACTTGAGCCGGATGAGTTTTTACCGAGAGTTGGCTTTCAGATTGCCCAGGCCGCCGATTTCTTCGAGGAGATTGCCAAGGTCAGGGCGATGAGAAGGGTGTGGGCCAAGGTGAACAGGGAAAGATTTGACTGCAAAAATCCGAGATCGTTGCATTTAAGGATGCACAGCCAGACCTCTGGTGTTACCTTAACGGCGCAGCAGCCTTTAAATAATGTGGTAAGAACCACGTTAGAGACTCTGGGAGCGGTACTTTCAGGTACAAATTCCATCCAGACAAATTCGTATCTGGAAGCTCTTTCTACTCCCACCGAAGAATCCCACATCCTCGCCCTGAGGACCCAGCAGATTATCCTCCATGAGACAAACATACCGAATGTTTCAGATCCATTGGCAGGTTCCTATTATGTAGAATGGCTGACCAGCAAAGTGGAAGGAGAGATTTTCCGGATTATAGAACAGATAGACAAAAGGGGCGGCTTTGTAAAGTGCTGGGAATCCGGGTGGTTTAAAGAGGAGATCACAAAGTCTGCTTATGAATGGCGGGAGAAGATAGATAAAGGGGAAAAGATAATTGTAGGATTGAATAAATATGTAACAGAGAAGGAACAAAAAGTCCCCGTCTTTAAATATCCGGAGATAGAGGAGGAGGCTCTAAGAAGGCTTAAAGAATACAAGGAAAAAAGGGATAATGAAAAAGTAAAAGAAGCCCTGCAGAGACTCAGGGAAATAGCTGTACTGGTCAATGAAACCTGGCCTGAACATAGCGGGGAGCTAATGCCGGCGGTAATTGAGGCGGCAAAAGCAGAAGCTACCCTTGGGGAGTTGCAGGGCGTCTTAAGAGAAGTATTTGGTTGGGCATAG
- a CDS encoding sulfite exporter TauE/SafE family protein has translation MRKGERLYQMLLMAAKAHARWEYEISMNILSSKKRRLILGLMLLPIILGSIAFATAELPPILGGKEAYSPAFYTTFVFMVSILIGLCAGLITGAIGAGGGFIITPALMSAGIKGILAVGTDLFHIFAKAIMGTVVHKKLGNVSVGLAVAFLVGSVLGVTGGGVINRTLYEKNPVLSDTFISVVYVLLLGFLGIYALVDFFRLRRAGGEVGAHVGESPHGAEAASGGKGLPARLQSARIPPFITFDQDLTPGGKKISAVFVAICGAIVGFAAAIMGVGGGFLTFPMFVYILGVSSFTTVGTDILQIIFTAGYAAISQYAIYGFVFYTLAMGMLLGSLIGIQLGALTTKVVKGIYIRGFYAVAVLAGFLNRLFALPGKLREMEIIDISKAMAATMTTIGNWLFFIAVGVFAIWVIGKFFSNIKVLRGEV, from the coding sequence ATGAGAAAAGGCGAGAGATTGTATCAGATGCTCTTGATGGCTGCAAAGGCCCATGCAAGGTGGGAGTATGAAATCTCGATGAACATCTTGAGCAGTAAGAAGAGGCGCCTGATACTGGGCTTGATGTTATTGCCGATCATTTTAGGATCCATCGCTTTCGCCACCGCCGAACTTCCACCCATCTTAGGGGGGAAAGAGGCTTACAGCCCTGCCTTTTATACTACCTTTGTTTTTATGGTCTCCATACTCATCGGCCTCTGTGCAGGGTTAATTACCGGCGCTATCGGGGCGGGCGGGGGATTTATCATCACGCCGGCGCTCATGAGCGCCGGAATAAAGGGAATCCTGGCTGTAGGCACCGATCTCTTCCACATCTTCGCCAAGGCTATTATGGGAACGGTGGTTCATAAAAAATTAGGTAATGTTTCGGTTGGCCTGGCTGTCGCCTTTTTAGTCGGATCAGTCCTCGGGGTTACCGGTGGCGGGGTGATCAACAGGACACTTTATGAAAAAAACCCTGTTTTGAGTGATACCTTCATCAGCGTTGTTTATGTCCTTCTATTAGGGTTTTTAGGCATCTATGCCCTGGTTGATTTTTTCAGGCTCAGGAGAGCCGGCGGAGAGGTGGGAGCCCATGTGGGAGAAAGCCCCCATGGCGCCGAAGCGGCCTCCGGGGGGAAAGGCCTTCCCGCCAGGTTGCAGTCGGCCAGGATTCCTCCCTTTATTACCTTTGATCAGGACCTTACCCCCGGTGGGAAGAAGATTTCCGCTGTTTTTGTGGCTATCTGCGGGGCTATTGTCGGTTTCGCAGCAGCAATCATGGGGGTAGGCGGAGGCTTTTTGACTTTTCCCATGTTTGTTTACATCCTCGGTGTTTCATCCTTTACCACCGTGGGAACGGATATTCTGCAGATCATATTTACCGCCGGCTATGCCGCCATTTCACAATACGCCATCTACGGCTTCGTTTTTTATACCCTGGCCATGGGGATGCTTCTCGGCTCCCTGATAGGAATTCAGCTCGGCGCACTGACCACCAAGGTTGTCAAAGGAATCTATATCAGGGGGTTTTATGCTGTAGCCGTTCTCGCCGGTTTTCTCAACAGGTTGTTTGCCCTGCCCGGTAAACTCAGGGAAATGGAGATCATTGACATCTCCAAAGCTATGGCAGCAACTATGACCACTATCGGTAACTGGCTCTTCTTTATTGCCGTGGGGGTTTTCGCGATCTGGGTAATCGGAAAGTTTTTCAGCAACATTAAAGTCTTAAGAGGGGAGGTATAA